A section of the Mastomys coucha isolate ucsf_1 unplaced genomic scaffold, UCSF_Mcou_1 pScaffold15, whole genome shotgun sequence genome encodes:
- the LOC116091396 gene encoding zinc finger protein 436-like isoform X2 yields MLETYRHLQAVGHNVTKPELICKLEQGEGPWEPPGHSLSEVRTTDTMTTNEENGGRYLSQVFVSDETLTKRRSKALKEIIHLATNPEVSRAIRQKCPSMEVSLETITGLVTGSRNYATKKLDGLGGSRSPDTRRERPYIGCKNCGCDFKKKSHSPMERPTQQQKTLRLEQLLEHKNCGKTSHRKAASDVYQTDLTGQEPSQESKYIKATVHKIRFQTFLRTLRERKAQEASQHGKPSCVKSKHEPAETHIREKLRGCGRLEKPFDEKTDLGRCQRRQPGGEWGEGSVSENAIRSSPRLQNEKVHMGEKICGHGNCDETLCGKSCLTQNQRTCIAEKPKHSDSQTALKMSHPTLHQRISTREKNPKADVCEKSPPPSLKESRCTQHGRSSLEEKLECEGNEKSDCSENQSLCKEQNAHECRMCEEDCSKTSGLPQHQSSNTGQKPYACNECSKSFLVKSNLTEHQRTHTGEKPYECKECGKSFCQKYALTVHQRTHTGEKPYKCNECGKTFCVKSNLTQHQRTHTGEKPYKCSECWRSFCVKSNLVVHQRTHTGEKPYKCLECGKTFYEKSALTKHRRIHTGEKPYECEECKKSFSQRSALTKHQRKTHKKKTPTGSLQGQKSESTSEAH; encoded by the exons ATGCTGGAGACCTACCGGCACCTACAAGCAGTGG GGCACAATGTAACCAAACCTGAGCTGATATGCAAGCTGGAGCAAGGAGAAGGCCCTTGGGAACCGCCAGGCCACAGCCTCTCAG AAGTCCGGACGACTGATACCATGACAACAAATGAAGAAAACGGAGGCAGATATTTGAGTCAAGTCTTTGTCAGCGATGAAACACTGACTAAGAGAAGAAGCAAGGCTCTAAAAGAAATCATTCATCTGGCCACAAACCCAGAGGTCTCAAGAGCGATACGACAGAAGTGTCCCTCGATGGAAGTGAGTTTGGAAACCATCACAGGATTAGTTACTGGTAGCAGAAACTATGCAACAAAAAAGTTGGATGGTTTGGGTGGGTCCAGGTCCCCTGATACTAGGCGTGAAAGACCTTATATAGGATGCAAAAACTGTGGATGTGATTTTAAGAAGAAATCCCACAGTCCTATGGAGCGCCCTACCCAACAACAGAAGACACTGCGTTTGGAGCAACTTCTTGAACATAAAAATTGTGGGAAGACCTCACACAGAAAGGCAGCCTCTGACGTATACCAGACAGATCTCACAGGACAGGAGCCCTCTCAAGAGAGCAAATACATCAAAGCCACTGTCCACAAGATAAGGTTCCAGACTTTTCTAAGAACcctgagagaaaggaaggcacAAGAGGCCAGCCAACATGGAAAACCGTCGTGTGTGAAGTCAAAACATGAACCTGCAGAAACTCATATAAGGGAGAAACTCCGTGGGTGTGGTAGGCTTGAGAAACCCTTTGATGAGAAAACAGATCTTGGCAGATGTCAGAgaagacagccaggaggagagtGGGGTGAAGGTAGTGTCAGTGAGAACGCCATAAGAAGCTCACCTCGCCTCCAAAACGAGAAAGTTCACATGGGAGAGAAAATCTGTGGCCATGGGAACTGTGATGAAACCCTTTGTGGAAAGTCATGCCTTACTCAGAACCAGAGAACTTGCATAGCAGAAAAACCCAAGCACTCAGACAGCCAAACAGCCTTAAAGATGTCGCATCCAACCCTACATCAGAGGATCAGCACAAGGGAGAAAAACCCCAAAGCGGATGTGTGTGAGAAGTCTCCGCCCCCCTCCCTCAAAGAATCAAGATGCACTCAACATGGGAGATCGTccttggaggagaaactggagtGTGAGGGAAATGAGAAATCGGACTGTAGTGAAAACCAGAGCCTTTGCAAAGAACAGAACGCCCACGAGTGCCGCATGTGTGAGGAAGATTGCTCCAAGACCTCAGGCCTTCCTCAACACCAGAGCTCAAACACAGGGCAAAAACCCTACGCATGCAACGAATGTAGCAAGTCCTTCCTGGTGAAGTCAAACCTCACGGAACACCAGAGAACTCACAccggagagaaaccctatgaatgtaaagaGTGTGGAAAGTCATTTTGCCAAAAATATGCCCTCACAGTACACCAGAGAACTCACACGGGAGAGAAACCGTATAAATGCAACGAATGTGGGAAAACCTTCTGCGTAAAATCCAACCTTACCCAACACCAAAGGACTCACACGGGAGAGAAGCCGTACAAATGCAGCGAATGCTGGAGGTCTTTCTGTGTCAAGTCCAACCTCGTCGTGCACCAGAGaactcacacaggagagaaaccctacaagtgtCTCGAGTGTGGGAAGACCTTCTATGAGAAATCCGCCCTCACAAAACATCGGCGGATTC
- the LOC116091396 gene encoding zinc finger protein 436-like isoform X3: protein MTTNEENGGRYLSQVFVSDETLTKRRSKALKEIIHLATNPEVSRAIRQKCPSMEVSLETITGLVTGSRNYATKKLDGLGGSRSPDTRRERPYIGCKNCGCDFKKKSHSPMERPTQQQKTLRLEQLLEHKNCGKTSHRKAASDVYQTDLTGQEPSQESKYIKATVHKIRFQTFLRTLRERKAQEASQHGKPSCVKSKHEPAETHIREKLRGCGRLEKPFDEKTDLGRCQRRQPGGEWGEGSVSENAIRSSPRLQNEKVHMGEKICGHGNCDETLCGKSCLTQNQRTCIAEKPKHSDSQTALKMSHPTLHQRISTREKNPKADVCEKSPPPSLKESRCTQHGRSSLEEKLECEGNEKSDCSENQSLCKEQNAHECRMCEEDCSKTSGLPQHQSSNTGQKPYACNECSKSFLVKSNLTEHQRTHTGEKPYECKECGKSFCQKYALTVHQRTHTGEKPYKCNECGKTFCVKSNLTQHQRTHTGEKPYKCSECWRSFCVKSNLVVHQRTHTGEKPYKCLECGKTFYEKSALTKHRRIHTGEKPYECEECKKSFSQRSALTKHQRKTHKKKTPTGSLQGQKSESTSEAH from the coding sequence ATGACAACAAATGAAGAAAACGGAGGCAGATATTTGAGTCAAGTCTTTGTCAGCGATGAAACACTGACTAAGAGAAGAAGCAAGGCTCTAAAAGAAATCATTCATCTGGCCACAAACCCAGAGGTCTCAAGAGCGATACGACAGAAGTGTCCCTCGATGGAAGTGAGTTTGGAAACCATCACAGGATTAGTTACTGGTAGCAGAAACTATGCAACAAAAAAGTTGGATGGTTTGGGTGGGTCCAGGTCCCCTGATACTAGGCGTGAAAGACCTTATATAGGATGCAAAAACTGTGGATGTGATTTTAAGAAGAAATCCCACAGTCCTATGGAGCGCCCTACCCAACAACAGAAGACACTGCGTTTGGAGCAACTTCTTGAACATAAAAATTGTGGGAAGACCTCACACAGAAAGGCAGCCTCTGACGTATACCAGACAGATCTCACAGGACAGGAGCCCTCTCAAGAGAGCAAATACATCAAAGCCACTGTCCACAAGATAAGGTTCCAGACTTTTCTAAGAACcctgagagaaaggaaggcacAAGAGGCCAGCCAACATGGAAAACCGTCGTGTGTGAAGTCAAAACATGAACCTGCAGAAACTCATATAAGGGAGAAACTCCGTGGGTGTGGTAGGCTTGAGAAACCCTTTGATGAGAAAACAGATCTTGGCAGATGTCAGAgaagacagccaggaggagagtGGGGTGAAGGTAGTGTCAGTGAGAACGCCATAAGAAGCTCACCTCGCCTCCAAAACGAGAAAGTTCACATGGGAGAGAAAATCTGTGGCCATGGGAACTGTGATGAAACCCTTTGTGGAAAGTCATGCCTTACTCAGAACCAGAGAACTTGCATAGCAGAAAAACCCAAGCACTCAGACAGCCAAACAGCCTTAAAGATGTCGCATCCAACCCTACATCAGAGGATCAGCACAAGGGAGAAAAACCCCAAAGCGGATGTGTGTGAGAAGTCTCCGCCCCCCTCCCTCAAAGAATCAAGATGCACTCAACATGGGAGATCGTccttggaggagaaactggagtGTGAGGGAAATGAGAAATCGGACTGTAGTGAAAACCAGAGCCTTTGCAAAGAACAGAACGCCCACGAGTGCCGCATGTGTGAGGAAGATTGCTCCAAGACCTCAGGCCTTCCTCAACACCAGAGCTCAAACACAGGGCAAAAACCCTACGCATGCAACGAATGTAGCAAGTCCTTCCTGGTGAAGTCAAACCTCACGGAACACCAGAGAACTCACAccggagagaaaccctatgaatgtaaagaGTGTGGAAAGTCATTTTGCCAAAAATATGCCCTCACAGTACACCAGAGAACTCACACGGGAGAGAAACCGTATAAATGCAACGAATGTGGGAAAACCTTCTGCGTAAAATCCAACCTTACCCAACACCAAAGGACTCACACGGGAGAGAAGCCGTACAAATGCAGCGAATGCTGGAGGTCTTTCTGTGTCAAGTCCAACCTCGTCGTGCACCAGAGaactcacacaggagagaaaccctacaagtgtCTCGAGTGTGGGAAGACCTTCTATGAGAAATCCGCCCTCACAAAACATCGGCGGATTC
- the LOC116091396 gene encoding protein ZNF738-like isoform X4, whose amino-acid sequence MLKSQGPVLFEDVSVAFTQKEWQLLDAAQRHLYREVMLETYRHLQAVGHNVTKPELICKLEQGEGPWEPPGHSLSGKLRSPDD is encoded by the exons atgttaaaaagccag GGACCAGTGTTGTTTGAAGATGTGTCTGTGGCCTTCACTCAGAAGGAGTGGCAGTTGCTGGATGCTGCCCAGAGGCACCTGTACAGGGAGGTGATGCTGGAGACCTACCGGCACCTACAAGCAGTGG GGCACAATGTAACCAAACCTGAGCTGATATGCAAGCTGGAGCAAGGAGAAGGCCCTTGGGAACCGCCAGGCCACAGCCTCTCAGGTAAGCTGAG AAGTCCGGACGACTGA
- the LOC116091396 gene encoding zinc finger protein 33B-like isoform X1, with translation MLKSQGPVLFEDVSVAFTQKEWQLLDAAQRHLYREVMLETYRHLQAVGHNVTKPELICKLEQGEGPWEPPGHSLSEVRTTDTMTTNEENGGRYLSQVFVSDETLTKRRSKALKEIIHLATNPEVSRAIRQKCPSMEVSLETITGLVTGSRNYATKKLDGLGGSRSPDTRRERPYIGCKNCGCDFKKKSHSPMERPTQQQKTLRLEQLLEHKNCGKTSHRKAASDVYQTDLTGQEPSQESKYIKATVHKIRFQTFLRTLRERKAQEASQHGKPSCVKSKHEPAETHIREKLRGCGRLEKPFDEKTDLGRCQRRQPGGEWGEGSVSENAIRSSPRLQNEKVHMGEKICGHGNCDETLCGKSCLTQNQRTCIAEKPKHSDSQTALKMSHPTLHQRISTREKNPKADVCEKSPPPSLKESRCTQHGRSSLEEKLECEGNEKSDCSENQSLCKEQNAHECRMCEEDCSKTSGLPQHQSSNTGQKPYACNECSKSFLVKSNLTEHQRTHTGEKPYECKECGKSFCQKYALTVHQRTHTGEKPYKCNECGKTFCVKSNLTQHQRTHTGEKPYKCSECWRSFCVKSNLVVHQRTHTGEKPYKCLECGKTFYEKSALTKHRRIHTGEKPYECEECKKSFSQRSALTKHQRKTHKKKTPTGSLQGQKSESTSEAH, from the exons atgttaaaaagccag GGACCAGTGTTGTTTGAAGATGTGTCTGTGGCCTTCACTCAGAAGGAGTGGCAGTTGCTGGATGCTGCCCAGAGGCACCTGTACAGGGAGGTGATGCTGGAGACCTACCGGCACCTACAAGCAGTGG GGCACAATGTAACCAAACCTGAGCTGATATGCAAGCTGGAGCAAGGAGAAGGCCCTTGGGAACCGCCAGGCCACAGCCTCTCAG AAGTCCGGACGACTGATACCATGACAACAAATGAAGAAAACGGAGGCAGATATTTGAGTCAAGTCTTTGTCAGCGATGAAACACTGACTAAGAGAAGAAGCAAGGCTCTAAAAGAAATCATTCATCTGGCCACAAACCCAGAGGTCTCAAGAGCGATACGACAGAAGTGTCCCTCGATGGAAGTGAGTTTGGAAACCATCACAGGATTAGTTACTGGTAGCAGAAACTATGCAACAAAAAAGTTGGATGGTTTGGGTGGGTCCAGGTCCCCTGATACTAGGCGTGAAAGACCTTATATAGGATGCAAAAACTGTGGATGTGATTTTAAGAAGAAATCCCACAGTCCTATGGAGCGCCCTACCCAACAACAGAAGACACTGCGTTTGGAGCAACTTCTTGAACATAAAAATTGTGGGAAGACCTCACACAGAAAGGCAGCCTCTGACGTATACCAGACAGATCTCACAGGACAGGAGCCCTCTCAAGAGAGCAAATACATCAAAGCCACTGTCCACAAGATAAGGTTCCAGACTTTTCTAAGAACcctgagagaaaggaaggcacAAGAGGCCAGCCAACATGGAAAACCGTCGTGTGTGAAGTCAAAACATGAACCTGCAGAAACTCATATAAGGGAGAAACTCCGTGGGTGTGGTAGGCTTGAGAAACCCTTTGATGAGAAAACAGATCTTGGCAGATGTCAGAgaagacagccaggaggagagtGGGGTGAAGGTAGTGTCAGTGAGAACGCCATAAGAAGCTCACCTCGCCTCCAAAACGAGAAAGTTCACATGGGAGAGAAAATCTGTGGCCATGGGAACTGTGATGAAACCCTTTGTGGAAAGTCATGCCTTACTCAGAACCAGAGAACTTGCATAGCAGAAAAACCCAAGCACTCAGACAGCCAAACAGCCTTAAAGATGTCGCATCCAACCCTACATCAGAGGATCAGCACAAGGGAGAAAAACCCCAAAGCGGATGTGTGTGAGAAGTCTCCGCCCCCCTCCCTCAAAGAATCAAGATGCACTCAACATGGGAGATCGTccttggaggagaaactggagtGTGAGGGAAATGAGAAATCGGACTGTAGTGAAAACCAGAGCCTTTGCAAAGAACAGAACGCCCACGAGTGCCGCATGTGTGAGGAAGATTGCTCCAAGACCTCAGGCCTTCCTCAACACCAGAGCTCAAACACAGGGCAAAAACCCTACGCATGCAACGAATGTAGCAAGTCCTTCCTGGTGAAGTCAAACCTCACGGAACACCAGAGAACTCACAccggagagaaaccctatgaatgtaaagaGTGTGGAAAGTCATTTTGCCAAAAATATGCCCTCACAGTACACCAGAGAACTCACACGGGAGAGAAACCGTATAAATGCAACGAATGTGGGAAAACCTTCTGCGTAAAATCCAACCTTACCCAACACCAAAGGACTCACACGGGAGAGAAGCCGTACAAATGCAGCGAATGCTGGAGGTCTTTCTGTGTCAAGTCCAACCTCGTCGTGCACCAGAGaactcacacaggagagaaaccctacaagtgtCTCGAGTGTGGGAAGACCTTCTATGAGAAATCCGCCCTCACAAAACATCGGCGGATTC